The Mesorhizobium huakuii genome has a segment encoding these proteins:
- a CDS encoding FAD-binding oxidoreductase — MRNTRLPAYAQMHNHDAAVPYIVISPFSEWGLSETLRLLRQYRIYNNIAVSVRAGGHGYFNGASCEGVMINLSNMTSACIKDDVLILDPGGILGQTIHYLNKAEKVVPHGDCYEVAAGGHFTTAGWDVILSRKYGLGCQPLLGGRVVLWDGTVLEVNESSYPDLMWAMRGGAAAEVGVVSRLDLQLVDAPKYATWRESVLDLRQLRVCIENNIVAKAVGLPRELSIYFKVVFVQKKEEPVCHVSLFSLLPVSENISILREHLGNGIMDAFSDVEGGAPDQLLTSECCRPPPF; from the coding sequence GTGCGCAATACCAGGCTCCCGGCCTACGCGCAGATGCATAACCACGATGCGGCGGTTCCCTATATTGTCATTAGCCCATTTAGCGAATGGGGGCTTTCCGAGACCCTGCGATTGCTGCGGCAATATCGGATCTATAACAATATTGCGGTCTCTGTTCGTGCAGGCGGTCACGGCTACTTCAACGGCGCATCGTGCGAAGGTGTAATGATCAATCTCTCCAACATGACCTCGGCGTGCATCAAGGATGACGTCCTAATACTCGATCCTGGCGGAATACTCGGGCAGACGATCCACTATCTAAACAAAGCCGAGAAAGTTGTTCCTCATGGTGATTGTTATGAGGTGGCAGCCGGTGGACACTTTACAACTGCTGGTTGGGACGTCATTCTTTCACGAAAATACGGTCTAGGCTGCCAACCTCTACTTGGTGGCCGCGTTGTACTTTGGGATGGAACGGTTTTGGAGGTAAACGAATCGTCATACCCTGATCTGATGTGGGCCATGCGCGGCGGAGCCGCAGCTGAAGTGGGCGTTGTGTCTCGCTTGGACCTTCAATTGGTCGATGCGCCAAAATACGCCACTTGGCGAGAATCAGTTCTTGACCTAAGGCAGTTGCGTGTCTGCATCGAAAACAACATCGTTGCAAAAGCGGTTGGCCTCCCGCGTGAGTTGTCAATTTACTTCAAGGTCGTATTCGTTCAGAAGAAAGAAGAGCCGGTTTGTCATGTCTCTCTATTCAGTCTACTGCCAGTTTCAGAAAATATATCTATATTGCGGGAGCATTTAGGGAATGGCATTATGGACGCCTTCTCTGACGTTGAGGGTGGGGCACCGGATCAATTGTTGACATCCGAATGCTGCCGGCCTCCGCCTTTCTAA